The following coding sequences are from one Seonamhaeicola sp. ML3 window:
- a CDS encoding thioredoxin family protein, whose protein sequence is MARTPSNMLALGTQAPDFSLLDTVSDSLKNLNDIKGEKGTVIMFICNHCPFVIHVNPEIIAIANTYKEKGFGFAAISSNDVVNYPQDSPEKMKAHAATEGYPFPYLYDESQDIAKAYDAACTPDFYVFDSEDKLVYRGQLDDSRPENGKPLNGNDLRGALDCLIQGIEYTETQKPSIGCNIKWKV, encoded by the coding sequence ATGGCCAGAACTCCATCAAATATGCTTGCTTTAGGAACTCAAGCACCAGATTTTTCATTACTTGATACTGTATCAGATTCATTAAAAAACTTAAACGATATTAAGGGAGAAAAAGGTACTGTAATCATGTTTATTTGCAACCATTGTCCGTTTGTTATTCATGTGAATCCCGAAATTATAGCTATTGCAAATACATACAAAGAGAAAGGTTTTGGTTTTGCGGCCATTTCAAGTAACGATGTAGTTAACTACCCTCAGGACAGTCCTGAAAAGATGAAAGCTCATGCTGCTACCGAAGGCTATCCGTTCCCATATTTATACGATGAATCTCAAGATATAGCCAAGGCTTATGATGCTGCTTGCACACCTGATTTTTATGTTTTTGATTCAGAGGACAAATTGGTATATAGAGGACAACTGGATGATTCAAGACCAGAAAATGGTAAACCGCTAAACGGAAACGATTTAAGAGGTGCACTAGACTGCCTTATACAAGGAATAGAATATACCGAAACACAAAAACCAAGTATTGGTTGTAATATAAAATGGAAGGTTTAA
- a CDS encoding GNAT family N-acetyltransferase has protein sequence MIRAFQEGDTHQLLDIYNYYVLNSVVTFDDEPLSLKAFTEKVNRINSEYPFIVFEEKNELLGYAYGSRFRPKPAYKHSVEVTVYVKNGVQGKKIGTRLYDSLLSDLKDFGFHVILGGITLPNEASVALHEKFGFSKVAHFKHVGKKFGTWLDVGFWQLTLG, from the coding sequence ATGATTAGGGCGTTTCAAGAAGGAGATACCCATCAGCTCCTAGATATTTATAATTATTACGTTTTGAACTCTGTAGTAACTTTTGATGACGAACCGTTATCACTGAAAGCTTTTACAGAAAAAGTCAATAGGATAAATTCTGAATATCCCTTTATTGTTTTTGAGGAAAAAAATGAGCTTTTGGGTTATGCCTACGGAAGTAGATTTAGGCCTAAGCCGGCTTATAAACATAGCGTTGAGGTTACTGTCTATGTTAAAAATGGCGTACAAGGTAAAAAGATTGGTACACGATTGTATGACAGTTTGTTGTCAGACCTAAAAGATTTTGGTTTCCACGTTATCTTGGGAGGCATTACACTACCTAATGAAGCCAGCGTCGCACTTCATGAAAAATTTGGTTTTAGCAAAGTCGCACACTTTAAGCACGTAGGCAAGAAGTTTGGGACTTGGTTAGATGTAGGCTTTTGGCAATTAACCTTAGGTTAA
- a CDS encoding YfiT family bacillithiol transferase gives MTDLKLEQLKYPIGQFECPSPITKADIKNWITVLEQFPIRFEALVKHLTKEQLDTVYRPGGWTVRQVVHHVSDSHHHSYTRFKWALTEDKPLIKAYNEADWAELSDSKNDPIQMSLEHIKAIHYKLVNLLKQLTEKDLKKCFIHPETNSEVVLSYNVGNYAWHSNHHYAHIENLLKRKGWL, from the coding sequence ATGACAGATTTAAAATTAGAACAATTAAAATACCCCATAGGACAATTTGAATGTCCATCACCAATTACCAAAGCGGATATTAAAAACTGGATTACTGTTTTAGAGCAGTTCCCAATCCGTTTTGAAGCTCTTGTAAAACACCTTACAAAAGAACAACTAGATACTGTTTATAGACCAGGAGGGTGGACAGTAAGACAGGTAGTACATCATGTGTCCGATAGTCATCATCATAGTTATACGCGCTTTAAATGGGCATTGACTGAAGATAAACCATTAATTAAAGCGTATAATGAAGCAGACTGGGCAGAACTGAGTGATAGTAAAAATGATCCCATTCAAATGTCTTTGGAACACATTAAAGCCATTCATTATAAGTTGGTGAATTTACTAAAACAACTGACTGAAAAGGATTTAAAAAAGTGCTTCATTCACCCAGAAACGAATTCAGAGGTAGTGTTATCCTATAATGTAGGTAACTATGCTTGGCATAGCAATCACCATTATGCTCATATTGAAAATTTACTAAAGCGTAAAGGTTGGTTATAA
- a CDS encoding lipocalin-like domain-containing protein — protein MKLKITLSVLIFFVCITTYSQDWKTYPYVPSGGSLVSFPVDEGRHSAETTEWWYVSGHITTDTNKKYSFMLTYFFRPTSISIFNFDGFRILNVTDESDGTFYQDTKALNYATLSETELNIVASLFPTGTEYWRNKEDSGGQILPFEYEISASSTDISMDFNLETVKRPLIVGGDGLFDQGDSSYTYYYSQTENTVTGSLRVGSVTENVTGEAWIDRQYGSFNPFTGEDYEWFSIKLDNGTDINLWNIFNSSRSIPENSKFRILSAYVDESESSQYTISDFEIERLEYFFTPDNLRCYSKKWRLTSSSKNIDLIITINHENSEVDISELSFKFFEGATTITGTINSTPVTGVGFTELLHTYENPSLSIISPNGGVYDTSNNISWQVNNPDDGRPLKYDLEYSIDNQATFIPIASGLTDTFFSWNGAGTNNADTIWFRVKGYSLDNTLSGEVISTASSSVTLSNFILNKDLFSVHPNPAKDNLFIEFGENISGKIEILDVNGRSISNFYTNAKRNHNLNLETLSNGLYFLSLVSNKGKQVIKFVKDK, from the coding sequence ATGAAATTAAAGATTACTTTATCGGTTTTAATATTTTTTGTTTGTATTACCACGTATTCACAAGATTGGAAAACCTATCCCTATGTGCCTTCCGGTGGGAGCTTGGTCTCATTTCCAGTCGATGAAGGACGACATTCAGCTGAAACAACCGAATGGTGGTACGTTTCTGGTCACATTACAACTGATACAAACAAGAAATACAGTTTTATGCTTACGTATTTTTTTAGACCAACATCTATATCAATTTTTAATTTTGATGGGTTTAGGATTTTAAATGTTACCGATGAATCTGATGGGACATTTTATCAAGATACAAAGGCTTTGAATTATGCAACATTATCTGAAACTGAGTTAAATATTGTAGCTTCTTTATTCCCCACAGGAACAGAGTATTGGAGAAATAAAGAAGATTCGGGCGGACAAATACTGCCATTTGAATATGAAATTAGCGCTTCTAGCACTGATATAAGCATGGATTTCAATTTAGAAACTGTTAAAAGACCATTAATTGTTGGGGGAGATGGCTTATTTGATCAAGGTGATTCGAGTTACACGTATTATTATTCGCAAACCGAAAACACGGTTACTGGAAGTTTAAGAGTGGGAAGTGTAACAGAAAACGTAACAGGAGAAGCTTGGATTGATCGTCAGTATGGAAGTTTCAATCCATTTACTGGAGAGGATTATGAATGGTTTAGTATAAAGTTAGATAATGGAACGGATATCAATCTATGGAATATTTTTAATTCTAGTAGATCAATTCCAGAAAATTCGAAATTTAGAATACTATCGGCTTATGTTGATGAGTCTGAAAGTTCCCAGTATACAATATCCGATTTTGAAATTGAACGGTTGGAATATTTTTTCACTCCTGATAATCTCCGATGTTATTCAAAGAAATGGCGTTTAACATCATCGTCTAAAAATATAGATCTAATAATCACTATAAATCACGAAAATTCTGAAGTTGATATCTCAGAATTATCATTTAAGTTTTTTGAGGGAGCCACAACCATTACTGGTACAATAAATTCTACTCCAGTTACTGGTGTTGGATTTACAGAATTATTGCACACTTACGAAAATCCGTCCTTAAGTATTATAAGTCCCAATGGTGGCGTTTACGATACGTCCAATAACATTAGCTGGCAAGTTAATAACCCAGATGATGGAAGACCCTTGAAATACGATTTAGAGTACAGTATTGATAATCAGGCAACATTTATTCCCATAGCTAGCGGATTGACAGACACTTTTTTTTCATGGAATGGAGCAGGTACAAACAACGCAGATACTATTTGGTTTAGAGTTAAAGGGTATTCTTTAGATAATACTTTAAGTGGTGAGGTGATAAGTACCGCATCCTCTTCTGTAACATTAAGCAATTTTATTTTAAATAAAGATTTATTTAGTGTTCACCCTAACCCTGCAAAAGACAATTTGTTTATTGAATTTGGAGAAAATATTTCAGGTAAAATTGAAATTTTAGATGTTAATGGTAGATCGATTTCGAATTTCTATACCAATGCCAAGAGAAACCATAATTTAAATTTGGAAACATTATCCAATGGATTATATTTTTTAAGTTTGGTATCAAACAAAGGAAAACAGGTTATTAAATTTGTGAAAGATAAATAA
- a CDS encoding bile acid:sodium symporter family protein: MQELDSVKINFDSSGLWVLNIALAVVMFGVALGITVVDFKSLIKQPKLLMVGVLSQFILLPLVTFLLVILIKPQPSIALGMIMVAACPGGNISNFMTHLAKGNTALSISLTAFATFFAIFMTPFNFQFYGSLYEPTSKLLEEVELNPLELLKLVSLILGIPLFIGMLVRYYKEQLALKLSKILRPLSIFIFGGIVIIAFSNNIDVFNTYIHHVLVIGISHNILAILLGLSVAIIFKLSFKNKKTIAIETGIQNSGLGLLLIFTFFNGLGGMAILAAFWGIWHIISGLLLAFYWSNKKE, translated from the coding sequence ATGCAGGAATTAGATTCGGTAAAAATAAACTTTGATAGTAGCGGTCTTTGGGTTTTGAATATAGCCCTTGCAGTGGTTATGTTTGGAGTTGCTTTAGGTATCACAGTAGTTGACTTTAAAAGTTTAATTAAACAGCCTAAATTATTAATGGTAGGTGTGCTGTCTCAGTTTATCTTATTGCCATTGGTTACCTTTTTGTTAGTTATACTTATTAAGCCACAGCCCAGCATAGCACTAGGAATGATTATGGTGGCTGCCTGTCCTGGTGGTAATATTTCTAATTTTATGACTCATTTGGCAAAAGGAAACACCGCATTATCCATAAGTTTAACTGCTTTTGCTACGTTTTTTGCTATTTTCATGACACCATTTAATTTTCAGTTTTATGGGAGTTTATATGAGCCCACTTCAAAATTATTAGAGGAAGTTGAACTAAATCCATTAGAGTTATTAAAGCTGGTTAGTTTAATTTTAGGAATTCCGTTGTTCATTGGCATGTTGGTTAGATACTATAAAGAACAGTTAGCGCTTAAGCTTTCAAAAATTTTAAGGCCATTATCCATATTTATTTTTGGAGGCATTGTTATCATTGCTTTTTCTAACAATATTGATGTGTTTAACACCTATATTCATCATGTATTAGTAATTGGGATTTCTCATAATATTTTGGCTATACTATTGGGTTTATCGGTGGCAATAATATTTAAGCTCTCATTTAAAAATAAAAAGACTATTGCCATAGAAACAGGTATTCAAAACTCTGGTTTGGGTCTTTTGCTGATTTTTACCTTTTTTAATGGTTTAGGTGGTATGGCTATATTAGCAGCATTCTGGGGAATATGGCATATCATTTCAGGCTTGTTGTTGGCGTTTTATTGGTCTAACAAAAAGGAATAA
- a CDS encoding peptidylprolyl isomerase, protein MQDGLYAKFNTSKGEILVSLEYQKTPGTVGNFVALAEGNLENSAKPQGTPYYNGLKFHRVIPDFMIQGGCPQGTGSGNPGYQFDDEFHPELKHDGPGVLSMANAGPGTNGSQFFITHVETPWLDNNHTVFGKVSEGQDVVDAIAQGDVIESLEILRVGAEAEGFNAIEAFRTFEGARERRVAEEKAKADAELDKLATGFEKTESGLRYQIIQKGEGAKAEKGKTVSVHYKGQLADGTVFDSSYKRNQPIDFPLGVGQVIPGWEEGIQLLNIGDKARLVIPSDLGYGSRGAGGVIPPNATLIFDVELMNVK, encoded by the coding sequence ATGCAAGACGGTTTATACGCAAAATTCAATACAAGTAAAGGCGAGATTTTAGTGTCTTTAGAATATCAAAAAACACCAGGTACAGTAGGTAACTTCGTAGCTTTAGCAGAAGGTAATTTAGAAAACTCGGCTAAACCTCAAGGTACACCTTATTATAACGGATTAAAATTTCATAGAGTGATTCCAGATTTTATGATTCAAGGTGGTTGTCCTCAAGGTACTGGAAGCGGTAACCCTGGTTACCAATTTGATGATGAATTCCATCCAGAATTAAAACACGATGGTCCAGGTGTATTATCCATGGCCAATGCTGGTCCTGGTACCAACGGTAGTCAATTTTTTATCACTCATGTAGAAACACCTTGGTTGGATAATAACCATACTGTTTTCGGAAAAGTTTCAGAAGGTCAAGATGTTGTAGATGCTATTGCACAAGGTGATGTTATTGAGAGTTTAGAGATCTTAAGAGTTGGGGCAGAAGCTGAAGGGTTTAATGCCATCGAGGCTTTTAGAACATTTGAGGGTGCTAGAGAAAGAAGAGTAGCGGAAGAAAAGGCTAAGGCTGACGCAGAATTAGATAAACTTGCTACTGGTTTTGAAAAAACAGAAAGCGGACTTAGATACCAAATTATTCAAAAAGGAGAAGGCGCTAAGGCAGAAAAAGGAAAAACGGTTTCTGTGCATTACAAAGGGCAATTAGCAGATGGCACAGTATTCGATTCATCTTACAAGAGAAATCAACCAATTGATTTCCCTTTAGGTGTTGGTCAAGTAATCCCAGGGTGGGAGGAAGGTATTCAATTATTAAATATTGGAGACAAAGCAAGGTTGGTTATCCCAAGTGATTTAGGTTATGGAAGTAGAGGTGCAGGAGGTGTTATTCCTCCAAATGCTACCTTAATTTTTGATGTTGAGTTGATGAATGTGAAGTAA
- a CDS encoding tRNA-binding protein — MDTITFENFIKVDLRIGTIISVDDFPEARNPAYQLTIDFGDLGVKKSSAQITTLYNKEDLLNRQIVAVVNFPNKQIANFMSECLVLGAVNGKDVTLLCPENKIKNGSVIS; from the coding sequence ATGGATACAATAACTTTCGAAAATTTCATAAAAGTTGATTTAAGGATTGGGACCATTATAAGTGTAGACGACTTTCCAGAAGCAAGAAACCCTGCTTATCAACTAACTATTGATTTCGGTGATTTAGGTGTTAAAAAATCATCAGCACAGATAACTACCTTATACAATAAGGAGGATTTATTGAATAGACAAATAGTAGCTGTGGTAAATTTTCCAAATAAACAGATTGCCAATTTTATGAGCGAATGTTTGGTTTTAGGAGCTGTTAACGGTAAAGATGTTACTCTTCTGTGCCCAGAAAATAAGATAAAGAACGGAAGTGTAATCTCTTAA